A genomic stretch from Malus domestica chromosome 15, GDT2T_hap1 includes:
- the LOC103431667 gene encoding amino acid permease 3-like: MSENTATRNQLQLHYNPVFDVSLNVQGGSKYIDDDGRPKRTGTVWTASSHIITAIIGSGVLSLAWAIAQLGWIAGPAAMAIFSFITYYTSTLLASCYRDPVTGKRNYSYSDAVRSNLGEFLVKMCGFVQQLNLFGITIGYTVAASISMMAIKRSNCFHNSGGKDPCHINYNPYMIAFGTSEIILSQIPNFDKLSWLSVVAAVMSFTYSGIGLALGIAKVAENEKINGSRTGISLGIVTPAQKMWRAFQALGNIAFAYSYSIILIEIQDTVKSPPSETKTMKKATRLSLTVTSIFYILCGCMGYAAFGDLAPGNLLTDKGFSNPFWLIDIANAAIVIHLVGAYQVFAQPIFALVEKTTTRNFPNSQFVTKDIKIQIPGFSYYTLNLFRLVWRTIFVILTTVISMILPFFNDIVGFLGALGFWPLTVYFPVEMYIAQKKIPMWSTRWMCLQTLSLCVLIIALSAAAGSVTGVIHNLKVYRPFKTSN; encoded by the exons GAACTGTTTGGACTGCAAGTTCACACATAATTACTGCTATAATTGGGTCTGGAGTTCTGTCATTGGCTTGGGCCATAGCTCAGCTTGGATGGATTGCTGGTCCTGCTGCGATGGCCATCTTCTCCTTCATCACTTACTACACTTCAACTCTTCTGGCTTCTTGCTATCGTGATCCCGTCACTGGAAAGAGAAACTATAGTTACTCCGATGCCGTTCGATCCAACCTTG GTGAATTTCTGGTCAAAATGTGTGGATTTGTTCAGCAATTGAACCTTTTTGGAATTACTATTGGCTATACTGTAGCAGCATCTATAAGCATGAT GGCAATAAAGAGGTCTAATTGCTTCCACAATAGTGGTGGAAAAGATCCATGTCATATCAACTACAATCCCTATATGATAGCTTTTGGAACCTCAGAAATTATATTGTCTCAAATTCCAAACTTTGATAAGTTGTCCTGGCTCTCCGTTGTTGCTGCAGTCATGTCCTTCACTTACTCAGGAATTGGACTTGCCCTTGGAATTGCTAAAGTTGCTG AAAATGAAAAAATCAATGGAAGTAGGACTGGAATAAGCCTTGGGATTGTGACTCCTGCCCAAAAGATGTGGAGGGCCTTCCAAGCACTTGGTAACATAGCTTTTGCCTACTCTTACTCAATCATCCTCATTGAAATTCAG GACACAGTTAAATCTCCACCATCTGAAACCAAGACAATGAAGAAGGCCACCCGACTTAGCTTGACAGTGACATCCATTTTCTACATTCTATGTGGCTGCATGGGCTACGCTGCTTTTGGAGACTTAGCCCCTGGAAACCTTCTCACTGACAAAGGCTTCTCTAACCCATTTTGGCTTATCGACATAGCCAACGCCGCCATTGTGATCCACCTTGTTGGTGCATATCAAGTTTTTGCCCAACCCATTTTCGCATTGGTCGAAAAAACAACTACAAGAAATTTCCCAAACAGCCAATTCGTCACGAAAGACATCAAAATCCAGATCCCAGGCTTCAGTTACTACACCCTTAACCTCTTCAGATTGGTTTGGAGGACAATTTTTGTTATTCTAACCACCGTGATCTCCATGATCCTTCCGTTCTTTAACGACATTGTTGGATTTCTTGGGGCCTTAGGATTTTGGCCACTCACAGTTTACTTCCCTGTGGAGATGTATATTGCTCAAAAGAAGATACCAATGTGGAGCACAAGATGGATGTGCCTCCAAACTCTAAGTCTTTGTGTCCTTATAATTGCCCTATCTGCTGCAGCTGGCTCAGTTACTGGTGTGATTCACAATCTCAAGGTCTACAGGCCATTCAAGACTAGCAATTAA